The genomic DNA CGACGCCGCCGTGCAGCGCCTGGTGCAGCGGCTGCAGACCGATCCGGACTGGGCGCGCAAGGGCGAGGAGATCCGGCGCTACCTGCAGACCAACGCCACCCTGGGCCGCTATGTGCAGGACTTGTGGCAAGGCATGCGCGCGGCCTTGCAGCGCGACCTGGCCGATGAGCGCTCGGCCGTGGCGCGCAACGTGCATGCCATGGGCGCGTGGCTGGGCCGCTCGCTGGCGGGCGATGCGGCGCTGCGCCAGTCGCTCAATATGCGGCTGGAAGGCTGGGTGCAGGGACTGGCACCCGATGTGGCGCAGTTTGCCGCGCAGCACATACAGGACACGGTGCAGCGCTGGGATGCGCAGGAGCTGTCGCAGCTCATCGAGTTGAATATTGGCAAGGATCTGCAGTACATCCGCGTGAATGGCACTTTGGTCGGCGGCTTGGTGGGGCTGGTGTTGTACCTGGTTTCGCACGCGGGGGATATTGGGCGGGCGGTGATGTCCGGCTGAGCTTGCGGTGGTTTTTTGCGGGTGTGCTGGTGTTTGTGCTGAGATCGTTCTGAGGGCCGAGACCTGGCCTCCGGTCCCAACAAAGTACCGCGCGAACTATGAAAACAATAGCTGCTAGCGCAATACCAGAAAGCGCTAGAGCCAAAAATCACCCAGAAACCCGCTCCAGCAGCATCGCATCCCCATAACTAAAAAACCGGTACTGCTGCGCAATCGCATGCCGGTACAGCCCCATCACATGGGCGTAGCCCGCAAACGCACTCACCAGCATCATCAGCGTGCTCTTGGGCAGGTGAAAGTTGGTGATCAGCACATCCACCACCTGAAACCCAAAGCCCGGCGTGATGAAGATATTGGTGTCGCCCGTGGCCTGGCCCGTGCGCGCCCAGGATTCGAGCGTGCGCACCGTCGTCGTGCCCACGGCCACCACGCGGCCGCCGCGCTGGCGGCAGCGCTCCAGCGCGGCCAGCGTGGCCAGGGGCACTTCGTACCACTCGCTGTGCATCTGGTGCTCGGCCAGGTTTTCGGTCTTGCAGGGCTGGAAGGTGCCCGCGCCCACATGCAGCGTGACGCTGGCGCGCTCGATGCCGCGCGCGGCCAGGTCGGCCAGCACGCCTTCGTCAAAGTGCAGCGCGGCGGTGGGCGCGGCCACGGCGCCGGGGTTCTTTGCAAACACGGTTTGGTAGCGCTGGCTGTCCTCGGCCTCGTCCGGGTCGTGGTCGGTGTTTTGCTGGCGTTCGATGTAGGGCGGCAGCGGCAGGTGGCCGTGGCGGTCCATCAGCTCCCAGGGCGACTCGCCCGCCGGGCCGTGCAGCGCAAAGCGGAACAGCGGGCCGTCTTCAGTGGGCCAGCGGCCCAGCAGCTGCGCGTCAAAGCCGCCTGCCTTGCGGCCACCGGCCATGTGCACCACGCTGCCGGGCTGGGGTTTTTTGCTGACCTTCATGTGGGCCACGACTTCGTTGCCCATGCCGCCCGTGTCCTGGCCCGCCTGGGCGGGCAGCACGCGTTCGATCAGCAGTTCCAGTTTGCCGCCGCTGGCCTTCTCGCCAAAGATGCGCGCCTTGACCACGCGCGTGTCGTTGAACACCAGCAAGTCGCCCTCGCGCAACAGGCCGGGCAGCTCGCGAAAGATGCGGTCCACGGGCTGCATGGCACGGCCGTCGAGCAGGCGCGAGGCGCTGCGCTCGGCGGCGGGGTGCTGGGCAATGAGGGTGGGGGGCAGCGAAAAATCGAAGTCGCTGAGGGTGAAGGTGCGGGGTGTTGCGGGGGCGCCGGCTGCGCCGCTGGAGAGATCAGTCATCGTGCTTGAGGGCCGAACGGGCCCGTGCCAAGGTAAAAATTGCGGAAGGAGCCGATTGTCCCACGGGGCTGCAGGCCCTGCAGGCGCGGTGCTTTCAATCGGAGGTGAACGCCACCGGCGCGGGCACGCTGCGCACCAGCCGCTGCACATCGGCGGCCTGGGCCAGTGCCGTGCCGGGGGCTAGCAGCGCGGCAGCGCCCGCGGCCACGCCCCAGCGCAGGGCCTCGGGCGGCGCGTCGCCGAGGTCCAGCGCCCAGACCAGTGCGGCCAGAAAGCAGTCGCCCGCGCCCGTGGTGCCAGTGGTGGCGGGCACGTTGAGGGCCGGGGCCTGCCAAACCCCTTCGCGCGTGGCCAGCACGGCGCCTTGCTCGCCCACGGACAGTGCCACGATCTCTGCCTGGCCCGCGTGCACCAGTGCCTGGGCGGCCGCGCACCAGTCGGCGGGGCGCTCCAGCGGCTGCTGCAGCACTTCGCGCAATTCCCGCAGGCTGGGCTTGACCAGCGTGACCCCGGCCTGCAGTGCCGCCGCCAGCGGCAGGCCGGAGGTATCCACCACCAGGCGCGTACCGCGTGCGCGTGCGCCGGGCGCGAGCCGGGCATAAAAATCCGGTGGCACACCGGGCGGCAGACTGCCGCTGGCAATCAACCAGCGCGGTGCGCTGGGCTGTGTGGCCAGGGCGTCCACGGCTTCCAGGCAGGCCTGCCATTCGGTGGTCTGCAGGGTCGGGCCGGGCAGCACAAAGCGAAACTCCTGGCCGGTGGCGGTCTCGACGACCGAAAAGTTCTCCCGCGTGTCGCCGGCAATGGGCTGGATGGCGGTGGCCACGCCCGCATCGGCCAGCAACTGGCGCACCTGCGCGCCGGTGGCGCCGCCCGCCAGCGCCCAGGCCTGCACGTCGCTGCCCAGGCGGTGCAGCACCCGCGCCACGTTGATGCCGCCGCCGCCCGCAAACCGCTGCACGGGGCCGCAGCGCAGCTTGTGCGTGGGCGCCACGCGGTCGGTGGTGGTCGCCAGGTCGAGGGCGGGGTTAGGGGTGAGGGTGATCAGTGCGGGCATGGGCTACCAGGCTTTGTCGGAGAAGCCCGACCACAATTCGTTCAGATCTGGAAAGCGCCATTTCTCCGGATCCTCGCGTGCCACAATCTTTTCGTTGCAGTCCGGGGCGGCCAGGTTCACCCGTTCGGGCGGAATGCGCAGATCGGACTTGGTCGAGAAAAACACCTTGACGAGCGGGGTGGTCAGCGCCGCCGGAGCCTGCTCCATCACCACGCCAATCCGGCCCGAAGTTAGCCGCACCAGCGAGCCCACGGGGTAGATGCCGATGATCTTGACGAAGGCATGGAACAGCCGCGCATCGAAATGGCCGCCGGGTCCCAGCAGCGCTTGTCGTCACCGAATGCATATAGGTGTAGTCGTCGGCCGTCTTGAGGCGGGCCAGGCTGATCAGCGCGCCCGGGTTGCGGGTGACCGAGTCAGAGATTTCCTGCACCAGCTGCTGGGCGCTGGCGGTGTCCACTGCCTTGCCCAGGCGCGCTTCGTTGAACATCGATACCACAGCTTTTTTGGCCTGGATGCCGATGGATGCGGCCAACTGCAGTTCGCCTTCCATGTCCGTTGGGGCGTGGTTGTGCGCGGGACGCGGCGGCAATGGCAGGCTGATCTGCAGCGGTGGCAGGTCTTTGGGGTGGCTGAAGTCGGTCTCGAATTGCGCATCGGCCTGTGCGCGCGAGACCGAGGCGGTGCCCGGTGCCACGTCCACGCCTTTGTCGGTGTCGATCCAGCACTCGTGGATGGATGTGGCCTGGATGCGGGCCAGGTCCTTGGGGTCTTGCAGCAGGAACTTGGCGCGCCAGAACGGGTGCTCCATCCACGAGCCGCACAGTTCGTGCAGGTACATGCCCAGGGTGAGATGTTGGATCTGGATGCGCTTGAGCATGTCGGACGCACGGGACGCGAAAGACCGTCGTAACAAAGTCTGAGTGAAGACAACCATGGTAGCCTTTTTGACTTGGCTTTTGCCCGTGCCTGCCCTCCCATCGCTCCTCCATGCCCACCGCTGCCAAAGTTGCTCCCCCCGTCGCCGCCCGGACTGCGCCCCTCGCAGCCGCCAAAAGCGGGGCGTCGGTGGCCCAGAAGGCGCTGCAAAAGCTCGGCCTCACGCGCGACATCGATCTGGCCCTGCACCTGCCCCTGCGCTACGAGGACGAAACCCGCATCACCCCGCTGGCCAACGCCCGCGACGGGCAGATGGTGCAGATCGAAGCCACGGTGACCGCGAGCGAAGTGCAGTTGCGCCCACGCCGCCAGTTGCTGGTGCGGGTGGAAGACGACACGGGGTCGTGCGAGTTGCGCTTTTTCAGCTTCTACCCCTCGCACCAGAAGACCCTGGCCGTGGGTGCGCGCCTGCGCATCCGGGGCGAGGTCAAGGGCGGGTTCTGGGGGCGGCAGATGCTGCACCCGGCGTTCCGGCTGGCCGGGGGCGAGTTGCCGGCGGCGCTGACGCCGGTGTATCCCACCACGGCCGGTCTGCCCCAGCCGTATCTGCGCCGCGCGGTGGTGGGGGCGCTGGGCCGGGTCGATCTGTCTGACACGCTGCCGCCCGGGGTTGAACCGCCCTTGGCCCGCTCTTATGATAAAAATGGCCTCCAGCGCTTATTCAGCTTGCGCGAGGCGCTCACATTTTTGCACCACCCCACGCCCGATGTGGCGCTCTCCACGCTGGAAGACCACAGCCATCCCGCCTGGCAACGCCTGAAGGCCGAGGAGCTGCTGGCGCAGCAACTGTCGCAACAGCAGTCGCGGCGCGAGCGCGACCGGCTGCGGGCCCCGGTGCTGCGCCCCGCCAGGGCGGACGACGGCGCGCTGCCCCTGCACGAGCAGCTCATGGCCGTGCTGCCGTTCGACCTGACCGCCGCCCAGCGCCGCGTGGGCGAAGAAATCGCCGCCGACTTGGCCCGCCCCGTGCCCATGCACCGGTTGCTGCAGGGCGATGTGGGCTCGGGCAAGACCGTGGTGTCGGCCCTGGCGGCGTGCCTGGCCATGGACGCCGGCTGGCAGTGCGCGCTGATGGCCCCCACTGAAATCCTGGCCGAACAGCACTTTGCCAAGATGATCGGCTGGCTCGAGCCCTTGCTCGCCGCCCGTGGCCGCCGCGTGGCCTGGCTGGTGGGCGGGCAAAAAAAGAAAGAGCGCACCGCCATGCTGGCGATGGTGGCCAGCGGCGAGGCCGCCCTGGTGGTGGGCACGCATGCCGTTATCCAGGAGCAGGTGCAGTTCAAGAACCTGGCGCTGGCCATCATCGACGAGCAGCACCGTTTTGGCGTGGCGCAGCGGCTGGCGCTGCGCCAGAAACTCGCAGCCCAAGGCATGGAGCCGCACATGCTCATGATGAGCGCCACACCCATCCCGCGCACCCTGGCCATGAGCTATTACGCCGACCTCGATGTGTCGGTGATCGACGAATTGCCCCCAGGCCGCACGCCCATCGTCACCAAGCTGATCGCCGACAGCCGCAAGGACGAGGTCATCGCGCGCATCGGCGCGCAGGTGGCCGCCGGGCGGCAGGTGTACTGGGTGTGCCCGCTGATCGAAGAGAGCGAGGCGCTGGACCTGTCCAACGCCACCGCTACGCATGCCGACCTGAGCGCGGCCTTGCAAGGCGACGAGGCGCACGGGCGCGCGCCGGTGATGGTCGGGCTGTTGCACTCGCGCATGCCCACGGCCGAGAAGAAGGCGGTGATGGCGCTGTTCACCAGCGGCCAGATGGGCGTGCTGGTCAGCACCACCGTGATTGAGGTGGGCGTGGACGTGCCCAATGCGTCGCTCATGGTCATCGAGCATGCCGAACGTTTTGGCCTGAGCCAGCTGCACCAGCTGCGCGGCCGGGTAGGGCGGGGCGCAGCGGCGTCGGCCTGCGTGCTGCTTTATGCCACCAACGACAGCGGCCGCGTGGGCGAAACCGCCAAGGAGCGCCTGCGCGCCATGGCTGAAACCAACGACGGCTTCGAGATCGCCCGGCGCGACCTGGAGATTCGCGGCCCCGGCGAGTTCCTGGGCGCGCGCCAGTCGGGCGATGCGCTCTTGCGTTTTGCCGACCTGGCCACCGACACGCATTTGCTCGAATGGGCGCGCGAGCTGGCCCCGGTGATGCTGGACCGCTACGCGGAGTTGGCGGCGCGGCATGTGGCGCGCTGGTTGGGGGGAAAATCCGACTATCTCAAAGCCTGACGGGCTGGAATGCATTCACCATGACCCTCACCGAACTCAAATACATCGTCGCCGTGGCCCGTGAGAAGCACTTTGGCCATGCGGCCGATGCTTGCTATGTGTCGCAACCCACGCTGTCGGTCGCCATCAAGAAGCTCGAGGAAGAGCTGGATGTGAAGCTCTTCGAGCGCAGCGCGGGCGAGGTGACGGTGACGCCGCTGGGCGAGGACATCGTGCGCCAGGCGCAAAGCGTGCTGGAGCAGGCGGCGGCCATCAAGGAAATCGCCAAGCGCGGCAAAGACCCGCTGGCCGGGCCTTTGACCCTGGGCGTGATCTACACCATCGGCCCTTATCTGCTGCCCGACCTGGTGCGCCACTCGATCACGCGCACCCCGCAGATGCCGCTGATGCTGCAGGAGAACTTCACCGTCAAGCTGCTGGAGATGCTGCGCACCGGCGAGATCGATTGCGCCATCCTGGCCGAGCCTTTTCCCGACACGGGCCTGGCCATTGCGCCGCTGTATGACGAGCCGTTCATGGCGGCCGTGCCCAGCAAGCACCCGCTGGCCGCGCAAAAATCCATCACGGCGGCCGAACTCAAGAATGAAACCATGCTGCTGCTGGGCGCGGGCCACTGCTTTCGCGACCATGTGCTGGAGGTCTGCCCCGAGTTCGCCCGGTTCTCCAGCAATGCCGAGGGCATCCGCAAGTCGTTCGAAGGCTCGTCGCTGGAGACCATCAAGCACATGGTGGCCGCGGGCATGGGCGTGACGCTGGTGCCGCGCCTGTCGGTGCCGCGCGATGCGCTGCTGACCGTGTCGCGCCGGCGCAAGAGCGACGAAAACTACATCCGTTACCTGCCCATCCGCGAGGAAGACGGCGGCCCGCCGCCCACGCGCCGCGTGGTGCTGGCCTGGCGGCGCAGCTTCACGCGCTATGAAGCCATTGCCGCGCTGCGCAACGCCATCTATGCCTGCGAGCTGCCGGGCGTCACGCGGCTGTCATGACCTGGTGCGACCGTGCCGGCAGAATGCAACAAGGGTTGACCTGGGTTGAATGGCGGTGATGCCGTGCGGGCGTTGTGACCTGCGCTACAGTGAGCGATCTCGCCGCACACCGGCTTGCCGGCACCCGCAGCGCTTGTTCCACCCACCCCTTCCAGGAGAAATGACATGGCCAAAGCTTCCAGCAAAACCAACGCACCGAGCATCAACATCGGCATCAGCGAGAAAGACCGCGCCGCCATCGCCCAGGGCCTGTCGCGCCTGCTGGCCGACACCTACACGCTGTACCTCACCACCCACAACTTCCACTGGAACGTGACGGGCCCCATGTTCAACACGCTGCACACCATGTTCATGACGCAGTACACCGAGCTGTGGAATGCCGTGGACCCCGTGGCCGAGCGCATCCGCTCGCTGGGCCATTTCGCACCGGGCTCCTATGCCCAGTTCGGCCAGTTGACCAGCCTGCCAGACGCCCCTGCCGAGCCGCCCAAGGCCACCGAGATGATCCGCATCCTGGTGCAAGGCCATGAAGCCGTGGCCCGCACCGCGCGCAGCCTGTTCCCCCTGGCCGACAAGGCCAGCGACGAGCCCACGGCCGACCTGCTGACCCAGCGCCTGACGGTGCACGAGCAGGCAGCGTGGATGCTGCGCTCCTTGCTCGAAGACTGACAGAGCCCACGGCGCCGGGTCTGCGTCCGCGGCCTTGGTGCCCGGCCGCGGCCCCACCGGTGCCGTGATCGGAAGAGACAAGCACCATGCCATCTGCCACCCATCCGGGCCCGGGAGTCGAGCTCGAAATCAAGCTGGCCTTGCCCACGCCCGACCCTGCGGGCCTGGCGCGGCAGCTGGCGCGCCTGCCAGCCCTGGCGCGGCACCAGCCCGTGCGCAAGCAGGTGGACAACATCTACTACGACACGCCTGCTCAAGCCCTGCGCGCCCAGCGCATGGCCCTGCGCCTGCGGCGCGTGGGCGGCGATGATGCGCCGCAATGGCTGCAAACCCTCAAGACCAGCGACAGCGGCGATTCGGCACTGAGCCTGCGCGGTGAGTGGGAAGTGCCGGTGCCAGGGCCCGCGTTGGTGCAGGCTGCCCTGCAGGCCGCGCCACCCTGGCACAAAGTGGACCCCGACGGCGCGGTGTTCGCAGCGCTCGCGCCGTGTTTTGCCACGGACTTCGAGCGCACGGCCTGGACCGTGCGCCGGCGCGATGGCAGTGCCATCGAGGTGGCGCTGGACATGGGGCAAATCACCTGCGGGCAGCGCAGCGTGCCGATTTGCGAGCTGGAGCTGGAACTGCTGGCTGGGCCGCCCGCCGCGCTGTTCGATCTGGCGCGGCAGATTGCGCAGCACATCGCCGTGCTGCCGTTGGCGGCCAGCAAGGCGCAGCGTGGCTATGAATTGCGCGACGGCAAGCTGGATGCCCCGCTGCGCGCCTGCCCGCCGAAACTGGGCACCGAGGTTTCGTTGCGCGCCATGGTGCAGCCCGTGCTGGGCGAAATGTTTGCCCAGTTCACCGCCAACCTGAACGCGCTGGTCCATAGCGATGATCCGGAGCTGGTGCACCAGGCACGCGTGGGCTGGCGGCGCTTTCGCGGCGCCTTGCGGCTGTTCAAGCCGGCTGCGCCGGTGCAGCAGATACCCGCGTGGCCGCAGATGCAGCCCATGCTGGTCTTGCTGAGCGAGTTGCGCGACCTGGATGTGGCGTGCACGCAGACGCTGCCCGCGTTGCAAAACGTCTTTGTGGCTGGTGACGCCGGGCGGGCAGAGCGCTGGCAGGCGATGGTGCAGGCATTCCAGCAGGCCGCGCTGCAGCAGCGCCAGCGGGTGCGCCGGGCATTGCAGGAGCCGGCGGTGGGCGCCGCTTTGCTGTCCATCACCCTGTGGCTGGATGACCTGGCCCGCCCGCAGACCTGGGGTGCATCGCCGGACCTGCCGGGCAAAACCGTGCGCCACTGGGTGCGCCAGCGCATCACCCGGCTGCATGCGCAGTGGAAAAAGGCGCTGCGCGACAGCACCCATGCCGAAAGCCAGCACCGCGCGCGCATTCTGGCCAAACGCCTGCGCTACAACATCGAAGCCTTGCGCCCGCTTTTGCCTGTGCGCGCACAGCGCTGGCTGCAGCAGGCAACCCAGCTGCAGGCGGGCATCGGCGCATCGCGCGATGTGCTGCAGGCCGGGGTGCTGGCCCAGCAACTGGCGGTGGACCGGGGCATTGTGGAGTTTCTGCGCGGCTTTGCTGCCGGGCAGGCTGGCGTGCCAGCGGTGCCAGCGGTGCCGCCGTTGCAGGGTGGCGTATAAAGCGCCTTTTCCGGGCCAGCCCGCCATTGCGCGCGGGCGGCGCCGCTCGCCGCATTTTGGCCGCCGTCCTTTCTTCGACCGTTCTGTCCGTTCTTTTCGCTTTATCCGCTTTCCGTTGGTTTCAGCATGACCCCTTCCCCGCGCAGCCGTTTTTCCCTGTACCTTGACCTGATCCGCTGGAACCGGCCCGCTGGCTGGCTGGTGCTGGTGTGGCCCACGCTCAGCGCGCTGTGGCTGGCCGCGGGCGGTTTCCCCGGCTGGCATCTGCTGGCGGTGTTTGTGCTGGGCACCATCCTGATGCGCAGCGCCGGCTGCTGCATCAACGACGTGGCCGACCGCGACTTCGACCGCCACGTCAAGCGCACGGCGCAGCGGCCCATCACCTCGGGCCAGGTCTCGGTCAAGGAGGCGCTGGCCGTGGGCGCGGTGCTGTCGCTCATTTCACTGGGGCTGGTGCTTACCACCAACGGGGTGGCGGTGGCCTGGTCGGTGCCCGCGCTGCTGGTGACGATTCTTTACCCGTTCACCAAACGGTTTTTTGCCATGCCGCAGGCGGTGCTGGGCATTGCCTTCAACTTCGGCATCGTGATCGCGTTTGCCGCCGTGCAGGGCCAGGTGCCGGCCATGGCGTGGCTGCTGTGGCTGGGCAATCTGTTCTGGGTGCTGGCCTACGACACCGAATACGCCATGGTGGACCGCGACGACGACCTGAAGATCGGCATGAAGACCTCGGCCATCACGCTGGGGCGCTTCGATGTGGCGGCCATTGTGGTGTTCTACCTGTTGTTCCTGGGTTTTTGGCTCGTAGCGCTTGCCCCGCTTGTGCTGGGTGCTATTTTTTACATAGCAATTGCGGTGGCGCTGGCCCAGGTGGTGTGGCACTGGTGGCTGATCCGCACGCGCACGCGCGAGGGGTGTTTTCGGGCGTTTCGCATGAACCACTGGGTGGGGTTCACGTTGTTTGTCGGCATTGCGGGCAGCTACCTGTTGCGTTGATGTGCTAACAAATCAATAGCTGGTAGCGCTTATCCATCAAGCGCTACAGGCTGTTTTGATGCTTATTTGCCAAACTCGTCGCCCAGTTCGTGCGCACGCTGGCGTGCGGCCTGCATGGCCTGCACAAATTTGTCGCCCACCGCGTCGTGCTCCATCGACTGCAGGGCTGCGTAGGTGGTGCCACCCTTGGAGGTGACGCGCTGGCGTAGCACGGCCGGCGTTTCGTTGGAGCGGCGGGCCAGCTCTGAGGCGCCGACAAAGGTGCCCACCGCCAGCTGGTGGGCCTGCGCGGCCGTGAGGCCCATGTCGGTGCCAGCGCGGGCCATGGCTTCGAGAAAGTAGAAAACATAGGCCGGGCCCGAGCCCGACAGCGCCGTGACGGCGTCCAGTTGCTGCTCTTCATCCACCCACAGAAACTCGCCGGTGGTGGCCATGATGGCCTCGATGCTCTGGCGCTCTGGTGCGCTGACGGCCGGGCGGGCATACAGCGCGCTCATGCCCTTGCCCACCAGAGCGGGCGTGTTGGGCATGGTGCGCACGATGCGCTCGCTGCCCAGCCACTGGGCGATGCTGTCCGAGCGGATTCCGGCGGCCACGCTCAGGTGCAGGGCGCTCTGCGTGTGGCCTTTGGCCTGGGCGGCCGCGTCCTTGAAGGTCTGG from Acidovorax sp. T1 includes the following:
- the queA gene encoding tRNA preQ1(34) S-adenosylmethionine ribosyltransferase-isomerase QueA produces the protein MTDLSSGAAGAPATPRTFTLSDFDFSLPPTLIAQHPAAERSASRLLDGRAMQPVDRIFRELPGLLREGDLLVFNDTRVVKARIFGEKASGGKLELLIERVLPAQAGQDTGGMGNEVVAHMKVSKKPQPGSVVHMAGGRKAGGFDAQLLGRWPTEDGPLFRFALHGPAGESPWELMDRHGHLPLPPYIERQQNTDHDPDEAEDSQRYQTVFAKNPGAVAAPTAALHFDEGVLADLAARGIERASVTLHVGAGTFQPCKTENLAEHQMHSEWYEVPLATLAALERCRQRGGRVVAVGTTTVRTLESWARTGQATGDTNIFITPGFGFQVVDVLITNFHLPKSTLMMLVSAFAGYAHVMGLYRHAIAQQYRFFSYGDAMLLERVSG
- a CDS encoding 1-phosphofructokinase family hexose kinase, with amino-acid sequence MPALITLTPNPALDLATTTDRVAPTHKLRCGPVQRFAGGGGINVARVLHRLGSDVQAWALAGGATGAQVRQLLADAGVATAIQPIAGDTRENFSVVETATGQEFRFVLPGPTLQTTEWQACLEAVDALATQPSAPRWLIASGSLPPGVPPDFYARLAPGARARGTRLVVDTSGLPLAAALQAGVTLVKPSLRELREVLQQPLERPADWCAAAQALVHAGQAEIVALSVGEQGAVLATREGVWQAPALNVPATTGTTGAGDCFLAALVWALDLGDAPPEALRWGVAAGAAALLAPGTALAQAADVQRLVRSVPAPVAFTSD
- the recG gene encoding ATP-dependent DNA helicase RecG, whose protein sequence is MPTAAKVAPPVAARTAPLAAAKSGASVAQKALQKLGLTRDIDLALHLPLRYEDETRITPLANARDGQMVQIEATVTASEVQLRPRRQLLVRVEDDTGSCELRFFSFYPSHQKTLAVGARLRIRGEVKGGFWGRQMLHPAFRLAGGELPAALTPVYPTTAGLPQPYLRRAVVGALGRVDLSDTLPPGVEPPLARSYDKNGLQRLFSLREALTFLHHPTPDVALSTLEDHSHPAWQRLKAEELLAQQLSQQQSRRERDRLRAPVLRPARADDGALPLHEQLMAVLPFDLTAAQRRVGEEIAADLARPVPMHRLLQGDVGSGKTVVSALAACLAMDAGWQCALMAPTEILAEQHFAKMIGWLEPLLAARGRRVAWLVGGQKKKERTAMLAMVASGEAALVVGTHAVIQEQVQFKNLALAIIDEQHRFGVAQRLALRQKLAAQGMEPHMLMMSATPIPRTLAMSYYADLDVSVIDELPPGRTPIVTKLIADSRKDEVIARIGAQVAAGRQVYWVCPLIEESEALDLSNATATHADLSAALQGDEAHGRAPVMVGLLHSRMPTAEKKAVMALFTSGQMGVLVSTTVIEVGVDVPNASLMVIEHAERFGLSQLHQLRGRVGRGAAASACVLLYATNDSGRVGETAKERLRAMAETNDGFEIARRDLEIRGPGEFLGARQSGDALLRFADLATDTHLLEWARELAPVMLDRYAELAARHVARWLGGKSDYLKA
- a CDS encoding LysR substrate-binding domain-containing protein → MTLTELKYIVAVAREKHFGHAADACYVSQPTLSVAIKKLEEELDVKLFERSAGEVTVTPLGEDIVRQAQSVLEQAAAIKEIAKRGKDPLAGPLTLGVIYTIGPYLLPDLVRHSITRTPQMPLMLQENFTVKLLEMLRTGEIDCAILAEPFPDTGLAIAPLYDEPFMAAVPSKHPLAAQKSITAAELKNETMLLLGAGHCFRDHVLEVCPEFARFSSNAEGIRKSFEGSSLETIKHMVAAGMGVTLVPRLSVPRDALLTVSRRRKSDENYIRYLPIREEDGGPPPTRRVVLAWRRSFTRYEAIAALRNAIYACELPGVTRLS
- a CDS encoding Dps family protein encodes the protein MAKASSKTNAPSINIGISEKDRAAIAQGLSRLLADTYTLYLTTHNFHWNVTGPMFNTLHTMFMTQYTELWNAVDPVAERIRSLGHFAPGSYAQFGQLTSLPDAPAEPPKATEMIRILVQGHEAVARTARSLFPLADKASDEPTADLLTQRLTVHEQAAWMLRSLLED
- a CDS encoding CYTH and CHAD domain-containing protein; this encodes MPSATHPGPGVELEIKLALPTPDPAGLARQLARLPALARHQPVRKQVDNIYYDTPAQALRAQRMALRLRRVGGDDAPQWLQTLKTSDSGDSALSLRGEWEVPVPGPALVQAALQAAPPWHKVDPDGAVFAALAPCFATDFERTAWTVRRRDGSAIEVALDMGQITCGQRSVPICELELELLAGPPAALFDLARQIAQHIAVLPLAASKAQRGYELRDGKLDAPLRACPPKLGTEVSLRAMVQPVLGEMFAQFTANLNALVHSDDPELVHQARVGWRRFRGALRLFKPAAPVQQIPAWPQMQPMLVLLSELRDLDVACTQTLPALQNVFVAGDAGRAERWQAMVQAFQQAALQQRQRVRRALQEPAVGAALLSITLWLDDLARPQTWGASPDLPGKTVRHWVRQRITRLHAQWKKALRDSTHAESQHRARILAKRLRYNIEALRPLLPVRAQRWLQQATQLQAGIGASRDVLQAGVLAQQLAVDRGIVEFLRGFAAGQAGVPAVPAVPPLQGGV
- the ubiA gene encoding 4-hydroxybenzoate octaprenyltransferase yields the protein MTPSPRSRFSLYLDLIRWNRPAGWLVLVWPTLSALWLAAGGFPGWHLLAVFVLGTILMRSAGCCINDVADRDFDRHVKRTAQRPITSGQVSVKEALAVGAVLSLISLGLVLTTNGVAVAWSVPALLVTILYPFTKRFFAMPQAVLGIAFNFGIVIAFAAVQGQVPAMAWLLWLGNLFWVLAYDTEYAMVDRDDDLKIGMKTSAITLGRFDVAAIVVFYLLFLGFWLVALAPLVLGAIFYIAIAVALAQVVWHWWLIRTRTREGCFRAFRMNHWVGFTLFVGIAGSYLLR
- the proC gene encoding pyrroline-5-carboxylate reductase, encoding MSQTAASPSLPTIAFIGGGNMASAIIGGLIHQGHPASQIEVVEPWAEAREALRKNYGLQAQPEAGPALQRAQIVVWAVKPQTFKDAAAQAKGHTQSALHLSVAAGIRSDSIAQWLGSERIVRTMPNTPALVGKGMSALYARPAVSAPERQSIEAIMATTGEFLWVDEEQQLDAVTALSGSGPAYVFYFLEAMARAGTDMGLTAAQAHQLAVGTFVGASELARRSNETPAVLRQRVTSKGGTTYAALQSMEHDAVGDKFVQAMQAARQRAHELGDEFGK